Part of the Megalopta genalis isolate 19385.01 chromosome 6, iyMegGena1_principal, whole genome shotgun sequence genome, atatataatattatataataatatatatattaattatggcAAACGTTTTGCTATCGTCGGCAACAAAACACCAATTAGAAGGTTGCCCTTTTTATCCCTTTGGTGGAGACATAGCCAAATATCGAATCGCAAGctcgcgcgcgcgggcgcgcgaGGGTGTTCGGTGACATTGTTGAACTCTTTGTCTTGCAACGAACATTCGATTGTAATCAAACTTTTTTCAAGCTTTCAAGTATTTCAAGAGCAATTCAAGGGAACGTAAGAATTGTAGACAAGGGGTTCAAGTAGCGGACTCTCGTTGGCTGCACGCGTCGCACTTTCTGCAAATTTTTAGCATTGCTTTTGTCTCACGAAACACGGTTGGAGAGATCTACTATCTGCCGCGTTGTTTCCGAATTTTCGCCGCGATCGCGACTTGTCTCGCGCGTGTCCCGTTTTTATTAGGTAACCCGGAGAACATGTTTTAGATGATCGATATCCGTTCGACGTTGAGATCGCCTCGAACATCGAACGAATTTTGACTATCTAAAAATTATGATATATCGGCTTTTGAACCGATCGAAACGTGCGGATCAAGCCGCGGAGATACGACGTGTTAAGCACATATACGTTTGCACCGGAGACGCCACGGTGGTAATTCGACCAGCTACGATTATTTGTACGATacatttgtaaataaaatagaaatatatacgtGTTTGTCGCTGCATGTTGCCTTGGTCTCTTTGTCTTGCGTCGCCTTGTGTCCTTTTTTGCGTGTTTTTTGCGCCTCACATGTTTTTTTTCCTCGTTAACGCGGCGGCGTTCacgattttgttttttttcgATGTTAATAGTGTGGGATGGTTGCTGTTTTTCCAGATATACGTTTAGTCAGCCTTTAGTTCGcaggattaaaaaaaaaaacaaaaaaaaaagcaaaGTTTCGCGTACACGTAGGTAATGTGGGCGAAACGGACTAAAAACTGTTCGATAAAACTACTACCGGCAAAAGAAAGAAGTGAGTGTGTCCGTCCGTGTGGTTCTGTCGTTTTCTGTGTTTTCTGTCGTGCCTCGTTTCTCGTTGAAGGGAGAGCGGCTCTGTTTGAAACGGTTGGTCGGTTGGTTGGCTCGCTCGTTCGCGATGCGTTTTGCGAATCTTAGCATTCTGTAAAAGCGATTTCAGTCTGTAGACGAATACCGAGATGGAACGCTACTCGCACAGGCTACTCTACTTGTCCAGCGGATGTTCCGTCGGCTTAGGTGAGTACAGAAAGCGTCGTCTCAGCCCCAGTCTCCAGTTAATATTAACTTGGTTGCTGGCATCCTTAGAGAGATAGGTATCGACGCAGAGCTGTTTTCGTGTTCGTCATGCTTGCACATTCATTCCCATGATTCATATTCACGGTTTTTACGAGCAGTTTTTAATCCCACCTTGTCTCTCTAGCATGCACGAAGTTTCTTGGACGATCCTGGACCGGTCGCCATCTTTTTTACCGCATCTTCTCTAATTTTCCTATTAACACGGGGGCAAACTTACGTTCGAATTGTTCGcacgactctctctctctctctctcttctactTCTCCACCACCTGTCTATCGCCTTACAATATTGTTTTCTCTCTGTTTTTTCTTCTTCCCCCGATCTCGTTTGTAACTCATCCGAAATTCACGTACCTCGTGTCCAATTAACTTCTAGAGCGTACGTGTTGTTGatgttatatgtatatgtaacaTTGATAAATACTCGAATTCTctcttatatattaatataattatatatataatattaatataattttatatattaatatatattaatatatagtattaattatattatattatataatattatattaatattaatataataatattataataaataatataataaatataatataatatataattaaaataatattaatataattttacatataaatatatattaatatacagtcTATTTAACATTTGTTTTTGCGTGTGCTCTAGACGTTCAAAGATGGTTCTTTGCGTAAAAGAGATATCCGTGGAAAATGAAGAAAAAGACCCCGTTCGCGATCCTGTTCCACGTTCATTATGCCAACAAGACCCGTCGCTTCGAAAGCTTCTGATCGCGAACTCTCAACACACTGCGACATTGTTTTCCGAGGCGAGCGTCACTTTCAATCGTGAACCTGTTTTCAGGAGTCCGCGTCCCGAGCGGCGAAGATCTCCACGCCCGAAAGGGAAAATCGTATCGGAACGGACACCACCCCGGTCTCTGTCATCCTATCGACGAACGAACGGGGCGACAACGAGAAGCTGTCGAGTTTTGCCGCCGAGTCGTCGGCGCAAAGGAGCGGCGGCGAAGAAATGGGCACGGAGGAAGCGGACCGCGCGGGTTTCGCCGGCCAAGAGAGCGGTTCGAAGCGCGGGTCGAGCAGAAAGCAGCATTGGAAATGCCAGAGTATGGGGGAGACGgtgcagcagcaacaacaacaacagcaacatcagCAGCTAACGGCTGGAAATTCCCTTCAGGTGGGGGGGACCGCGTTGCCGCAGGAAGAGGACCCACAGGAACAGCCGACGTTCTCGGCGAATCGGGAGCTTTGGCAGAGGCGAGCCACGTCGCAGACCCAGTTGAATCCCCCGGTGCCGCCGAACAATAAGATTTACCGCAGCTCCCAAGAATTCCGCGAGATGCGACAGAAACACACGCCGGATCTCGTGATGGACTTGCCGTTGTCGGCGCAGGATGCGAGCAAAAAGTCTGCCTCGTCGAACAGCTTGAGCAGCTCGGACGAGGATACACCGGTGCAACCTTCGCGGGCCGAGGCGGCTACCTCGCCGACGGGCGGTCCCGAGTCGCCGGACATGAGCACGGCCGCCGAGCGGTTCGCCAAACAGAATCAGTGCACCTTGAAGAAGAACACCAAGACGAACCCGCCGGAAACACAGTCGAAGCTGAAACGGGGCGTCGACGCCGAGAACGAGCCCGAGCAGGAGCCCGAGGAGATGGTCAGATCGGCCAGCTCGAATCAGATCTCCTCGGACTCCTCGATGCCGTTGAGGTCGCCGCTGCCGCCACGATCCAAGATCGAGCCCAAGATCGTCGCCAAGTTCGCGGACATGCACCTGACCGGCGGCAGCCAAGTGTCCTCGTTCAAACCGCAGGTCAAGGTCAAGCCGACGATACTTAGGAAACCGGTGCTGCCATTCCCGCATCCGCACATGAGCCCCGAGCTCGCGAGGAAGATCGAGAAGCAAGCGCAAAGCGCCGAGCAAACCAATTAATCATCCGGTCGCGAACGATTCACCAGCCGACTTTCCCATTGACCAGTTACTCCGCCCAtttgcgaggactcgacgatgcGCGTTAGTTACTCTATCCGAGAAAAAGAAGTCAAGCCGGCCAGCATCGTTCCTCGATATTACCTATAGACGCATACATACATActtatacgtatacatatatgcatACGCATACACGTATATAGTTGGTGGACAAAGATGCAGCTCGTCGAATCGACGCTCCGTGAATGCGAGAACGCGCGAGATGTGTTCGTTTCGATGCGACGAGTCCTCGAatccaaaaaaaaaaacaaaaacactCCCATTCATCAAAACACTCGAGACTTTCTACCATATTAACGAGCGATTCGAATTTCATTCGTGATATTTTCCATGACCCCTCACCCTGGCCCTCCCTCCTCGCACCCCGCTAGATCTTTTAcaatcacccccccccccaaaaaaaattTTACGAGTTTGATAGATTTTGACCACCAACTGTACATATTAcctatacatatttacatagaACGCGTATCGACACGTTCGAGATGTCAAGTGTGTGGCATCTACGAAGACCGATGCTGTCCTCGAGCCGAGTTTATTTTTTCTACGACTATTTTCCATTTTCGCATAATTTTTTTACCAAATGACCCGCGAAACAATGTTTCTAGTCATCGAGCGACGACGCGCGTGAGAAACGACGAGAGAAACGTGTTAACAAGCAAGAAAAAATACATCGAAGAAAATACAGTTTCGAGTTTACAATACATAGTTGCTTGGacgagcgagagagcaagatgCGAAAGCGAATGAGTGAGATTGGGGgggagagaaagacagagagaatgCGACAATTTTTGTACGATGGACGTTAAAACGTGTAATTTATTACAAACGGGATATTTCTTCTTGAATGTGTATCTTTATGAGGATATTTACGACAAACGTGTTCGATGTTCCTTTGAAATACTCGCGAGCGAGCATAAGTTTCAAAAAACAAGCCTTTTTTTAGATGTTTCTTTCGTACGATTAGTGAGAACGAGTCTTTGAACGcacgcaagagagagagagagagagagagagagagagagagagagagagagagaaagctagCGAAAACGAGAGTGAGAGTTGAGTGCATACGTAtgtgtgaaagagagagagagagagagagagaaagagaacttTGGGACTCTGATCCCGTTTATCATCGTAAACGCTCCGACGCGTTCTAAGATCGTTTACAATTATTATACGACGACAATTATGTTCGATATATtcacaaataaataatatacgtGTGATGAGATGCGCGCGCGTAAGTATTTAACGGTTCGACGTCTCTGTCTTAGCTACGCGCTGATTATTCTGCTATAAATTCAACGAAATAGGAAAAGTCTAATATGTAAACGTGTCGACGTATTCATGCCCTTCCCTGTAACCGACAAAAAACATTATACTCGTTTATCAAATAATATGCATACAGTATCCCGATAATATCCGCAAAAGCATTCTGCACACTATCTTTCGAAAAGAGGAACGCCACCGATGTCGAACTATCAATTATCATTCCCATTGTTCGATCAAAATCAATTGGCGTTGTGATCCTTTATCGATACCAATTACAGATCCAATATTAATACGAATATAATCGCACTATATCCAGCGCAGTAAGAATACCAAAGCAAAACGCGAGTTCGCGCCTCTTCTCCATATTTTATCGTATTATTCAGTCGCAGAAACGCTGCGAAAACCCTCGGTTCAATACAATTGCGATCCTTTTTTCGTACAACTTGCTCACGGCGGTTGCGTTTTTTACCATCCTTTCCCCatgctttatactttatactgaATTGTTATTTTCCGGAGGATTCGGTGTAATTTTACGCGTAATTTAATCCTTGTTACGTCTTTGCGTCGACTTTAACCAGATTTTAGCAGATGCAAGAGCCTAATTTCACATTTATCAGTTTCCGTTATGGTTCATTTTTTATTGATATTCAATAAAAAACACTTGCAGGCTGCATTGGCCGTTCTATTTCTAACAATTTCGCAATCCACGGTAGGTAAATATCGTTCCCCTTTTTTCCAACGTAAAACCGGTCATACTGACATCGGGTATTTTTAACGAAACTGAAATTTTGCAATCGTGTAGGACCTGCAATATAGATAAGTATCGATTACAGCTATATATGTATAGGATGTTTGGCAACAGGTTTATACAAAAAGAATTAATTGCAAAGACAGCTAAAACTTTGTATACTGTATTATTATGTACACGATTCTGTGTTCTATTCGTTTAACATTTTCAATTTCTGAGTACACAGGTACTGTAAAAAAATAAACGCTTAATATGTTCTTAAAAATTTTCCAACATAGTAAGGCAGTGAGTGTTGCATTatatgtattttatgaatatcaGTCTTCTCCGATTTTCTTTACTTTGATACTCCGATTAAAATTATCCAATGTTACGATCTATTAAAGTACTTGTCCGATACGTAAGACTATTTAATATCTTCCATCGCATTGAGCAAATATCAGATTGGCTATTCCATTGATAGctttacaaaataatatcaaTTTTGAGCTGCTAAACGCATAAGCTTTGTTTAAGAGATCTAAAACCAGTTACCAAAGGTGGTTCTTGTGGTATTCGAGTTATATCTTCAACGGTTTCCACAAGAACAACACCGGACACGAATGCGCCAAGCGCGACTAGAAAAATTGCAAAAACGATCAAGAGCCGGTCTTTGTTCAGATGCAATTCGGAATCTTTCAAAAGAGTACTGCGAAACAGACAAATGCCTGGGAAAATGTATATAAATGCCGCTGACAAGACTCCTAGTATATTGATAACTGAAGAAATGTCCGGCACCAATATTGCAATTATCAAAGATAGTATATACCAAATTAATGTAATGAAAACGCGAAATTTAACAGTTACGTTAACATCCATTCCTAGAAGGTTCAAAAGTGCATCGCGACCGCAGTATAGAACAATGGGATATGTAGTAAAGTTTTTCACTGCGATGAATATTATTGCAAAAGTTAGCGACAAGCTCTTATCCGTATATCCCTGAAGTATATCGCTAGGCACATTTCCAGCACCAAATGCTGCGTATCCATAGATGCCAACAACCGTGTAAGCAACGCAACAAATAATCATACTTGTTATAACGCATATCGTGAATTTTCCAAGTTGTCGATCTTTCATACAAGCATACATTGGTATCGCTGCCATGTGAgtctaaaaaattaaattaaagaaaTATCAAGAGCACACttaatacttatatatatatatgtatacgatACCTGATATGCGAAGCATGTTATTGGAATTATTTGAAGTGCTTCATAAATATTGTCTGGCCACATTTTCATAGGATGTAGAATGGGATCAATTTTTAAGATGCTATTATAAATAATCAAGAGTATTACGTACAGAATAGTTATAAAACCAATGGAACTGGCATAACTTAAAACATCCAATTTCTTAAAAAAACACAACGGCAACATGAATATAGTGCTTGCGACAGCTGTGACAAATGGTCTGGATAAGTACCTAAAGCAATTAAATATCTATATAAAGATAATGCTGTACATGAAAACATTTGTCAACAGATAGGTGACTTTAATTACCACGTATGACAATAATCAATTCCATAATATGTCACTAGAACTCTGTCGAATTGGTCgccaataataattataaatgttAAACAACATCCAAAACTATATATTGCAACGCACAAAGCGCATAAAATTAGCGACCTATGGCCACAAAATTCTGCAAACATGTTCTGCATGGTAGCGGTATCAGTGATATCGCTACATTTTGCCAAAATCACAAGAGTAGCCGTAATAAAAACAAGTAGGAAACATTGCAAGATAATAGAAGCAGCTATACCGCCAGATCTATCGAATGCTTGTGGAAAATTTAATAGGCCGGCTCCTAAAgtagtattaataattaacacaGTTGTTCCTATCATACTGGTCCCTGAAAAAATGACACAATTATGTATACAAAACAACAAACTATAAGGAACAAAAAATTAAATGTAATCAGAAAACTGAACGCACAACATATTTACCTGTTCGAACACGTCGTGACTGTTCAAGGGACGCAGGATTTGGTGCAGTGCATAATAACATATCATTTTGAATAAGTCGATCGTTTCCTCCGGTTAAAAAATTCATCTTCCAACAAAATTACGAACTGGATGATTTCGCTAACGATTTTACTTTACCTAGACTAAGTTGTTATTGCCTGACCTAAAACAAAGTATCGATGAGCCACCTAAGATCGTGTACCGAGGTTAAAGGCCATTGACTACAAGCAATGCTAAATATCTCTTCACAACAAAGTATGAAGTGTTACTTTTTAAATAGACACATCTCAATATAATACCGTGTTATTATTTCGTGTAGCTTTGATAAACAATCCTGCGATTGAATTCAAAGCAAACAATAAACAAGTTCCGATATCTAGACTTTAAGGGATAACAAATACATAACAATCATTGTAATCCAACTGAAAATGTTTCAACAcatttttattatgtttatgGGTGTGCAGGCATATGCAGCGCACAATTTTCTTTTCTTACCGCTAGATGACTATAGCGTTCCTGAAATTTACTCACCCCTTTCCTACCCTCCTGGAAAAGCCTATGTAACTCTGTAACTAATGGCTTAGAAGTAAAGGTATTAAACTCAAAATATTCGTGGTGTCTTTGTTCATGGTTTTCATACCACAGATCACCGCAATTATGTCCACtcatgattttttaatgaaaatagtTCGTTCGTGGATCACAAAACACTATCACCACGTAACGGTAAACATTCAAACTAAATCTCTTCTATATAAACATTGCAATGTTGCAGAAAAACATTAATCGTGGCAAAATTGAGGCATGCAAAAATAAACCAAAGACACAGGATTGTTCAAAAGGCTCTACTGCATCGATATCCTATGAGACAAGTAGATGACAACACTGCGAAACATAATTGTTTTCTGAAATTTGattaattattatgataattattttGCCGTATTGTCATCTGTTTTCTTTGCACATGATATCAATCCAGCAGTTTTTTCTGAACAGACTTATGCTTTTggttaatttttgtttatcCTAATTTTACCGTAATTAATATCTTTCAGTGATCCTGTATTGTGTATATCGGAGGATTTAGTACGCGCGTTTACCGCTAtggtaataaatatatttagtaatatatagtattttataataaaataatattataatataataataatttactaatatatagtatatattttgaTGTCCGTGGATAGGTATTTTTTAAGAAATAATTGCGAACCAATAACACAAATTTAGCATTCTTGACCTTAAACTGTTCATAATATTCCCGTAATCGACCTTATAGTTTTGGATTGCTATAATTAAGTGTATTTATGGACCTTCGGAGAATAACCAGTTTTAAATAGCCGTCCAGCTAGATGGAGCTACAAGTTACTCTTTTCGcacattattttattaaatatacataatttatatttctaCACTATatgataattatttttatttacgatATATGTATACGATCAATTTATAAAACTTTGTACACCTTAATACAATTGTAGACGCAAGAAACATCTGTCTAAAGAATGAAATGTTGCCTACGAGTCAGGAATGCTGGTGAATATTCTTATTCCATGCATGTCTTTGATTTCCTCTTTGAGCGCCTAAAAAGTACACATTACATTAAATAGTTGAAAAGTCGATTAGTCATAAAtgttttcaataaataaataaatataatttacttCGTTTATCAGACGATGTTGCATCATGGTAGTCAATCCTTGGAATTCTAGAGCAACAACATTTATTTCAAACATAGCTCCACACCCTcctgtaaaaatatatttagaaTAAAGATGCGACGAAGTACATTGCACAATTGTTTTTGAATCATAGCTTATTCATTATGTTTCCTCACCGGAAACATCGTTTACTTCGATCATCTTAGCTCTAGGAAATTTGTTTCTTAAAATCTGTTTCATTTTTTGTTCGGCTTGTTTGCCAGCCAATGCTCCGTTAGGTCCATTCCATACCCTCGACAGCAACTGTAAAACTTTCATTTTATTCATCCTACGCATTTCCAACAGGTCTGATTCGATCATTAGATTGAAATGTTGTAGATTCGTGGGAAATAGAGGATAGATGCAAACTTCGTCGATCGTATAAGTGGAAGTATTTCAAAAGTTGACTTGCACATGTTAATGGGAAAATCGTAGGACAGATATCCCCCTGATCGTTCAGTAACTTGCGCGAGGATAAACATGCGGTATACGAAAACGAGTTTTCTACCTACCGATATATTACGAAAATTTGACATAAACACACGGCCGAACATAGTTATTATCGTAGATCGTGGAAAATCagtcctcgtttgtttcagttcTTGAAGCTTTTCACGTGGCACACTACTGATAAACCATCAAAGAGAAAAGATAGTTTCGCAGTGTACAATGCCGCCTCGATATGTTAGATACTTATTATGTGTATGTACGAACCGATCAGCTGAATTTGGTCGATGCTTACGGTAACGCCATCTGGTTTCAAATAAATATGTACGTACATATATCCATACATGCATATGAATGTATGTACATATTGAAAAAGAAACAAGTTTGTTATATGtacaacaaaatataataaagataCGTACAAACATGTATACAAAATATACTGCTCAATTGATCGACGACGGTAAAGTGTAACGCAACAAGTAAAGCAATAgacaatatatacatatacatgtgcATACATTGAGTAAAAAATAGATTACCGTTACGGTTTACCAttacataattttattaaatgcggTATGTCAACAACAGGAATAAGCTTAACGCAATGGAACATTGTATAGCTCAGCTAGCACCTAGTATCTTATGACAATTTACATTTCGGCCGTTTTATtattaagtataatattatttcgCCGACGTAATTTTCTCGGTATTTCACAGCATTCAGCGAATGAAAAAGAATTTTGAATGAAATTCGAGACAGATCGTGCTGTTCGCTGCATTAGGATAATGAATGATTCGCCGAGTGTAGATAAATGGGAGCGTAAACGTAAACGCGTACATTGCGAGTGGTAATCGAGAACGGACGCGTGTGCGCACGCACGATAAACTTGACATAGGATGACGTAGGTGAATACGAGCTTGAGCGTAACCTTGATTCGTGCATTGCAGCTTCTCTTTCCCTTCGCCCTGCAACCCCCGTCTGCAATCCTGTCGTTTCGTCCAGGCTCGAGCCTCGATTCCCGAGCGATTTTCGAGTAAAAACGGACCCCGTGTTATGTCAAAGTCGAATCTCGGGGCACGCGATTGATCCGACGGATTTCATTTCCCGGATAATTTGTCGGTCGAAAATCGAATGACACGTCCGAACAACGTTTCTACGACAGATAAAACAGCTCCACATTAATGTCTCGTTGTTAGCAAAAACCGAGATCGTGTCCAGGGGCCAGGGTAAACGTGGAACAAGGAAGTTGCATAGGTACATATTATCGATTCGCTAGAGCTCACGAGTTAACGGTTTGTTTACACGACGTGGAGGGAAGTGCGCATGCGCCGCAGAACCAAAACAATAATAAGAGAGTGTAGAAGGTTCGTGACTGGCGGTCGAACGGTTGCTCGCTTCGGGGTGTCGTACGAACGCTTCTAAATCGTCTTCGAAATCGTTTGTGCACACTCGAGCCAGTCGAGAGAACGTTAAACGGTTCCGCACCTTTCTCAAGCCGCTTTGATCGGCATATAGAGCTCGCCGGGACGGTTTCACGTACAGTTGTACTCCTCCATTCTGAACGTACACACATTCCCCGTCCGGGATCAGCTTGCGTCAAAACGTGCACTGTTGTGCAACGTGCGTTCGAAATCGAACAGTGCGATTACGGCCTGCAGACAGGTTATACTAGACTAAGCGGAATGGAAATAACAGAAAAGTGATGCGAGAAGGTGCGCGTTACGAAAATCAGCACACGACGAGACCTGCTCGAACGTGTCCGACCGTCGACGGGAGTGTTCGTTCGATTCACGAAAGCTTGCCGAAGGGGAAAACTTGGATGATTCGTTCTGAAGAAGAAAAGAGTAAAGGAGAGAGCCAACAGAGGCGGTGGAATATAGTGCGCGTATTTACCGAGTGAATCACGCGTTCTATACGATTACGAGACGTGGCGACTCTGCCTGCTTTGAGCCATCTATGTTTACGTCAACGTTTTCAAATATGTTCGTAAACATTGAGGTGTGCGAAGAGCTCGAGCGACCCAGTATGCCGGTCGATTGGTCCTAGTTCGCTCTCTCTCGGCTCACATATATACAGGAGAAAAACGGAGCGTCCGGCTCTCTGGTGGAAAAGAGAGGAAGACACAAGGGAACGTGTTCCGTATGTGAGTAAACAGCCGAAGAGAAAGAGCAAGagggaagagagcgagagcgagagagcaccAACACGTTGATCGGAGAAGCGCGGGGCTTTATTGTGTTCGTGGGTTGCTCCTATCGTAGAGAGACATAGAGGTGTAAACACATTCGTGCCATTGTCCTTTTGTTCTCGTAGGCGGCGAACGGGGGAAAGTCGACATGCCGAGCGCCGAGGAAACCACATATTTGATCGAGGTGATGCCAGATACGACGCAAGACCTGCTCTCCCGCGACGTGGATCTCCTCGTCTCACGGATCAAAGAGAACCTACGGTTGTCCAGTctgaaagctaaatcgagtatcaGTCATAAAAACCGTGCATCGCCTTATCAAGTGCCGTCGAGATCCTGGGCAGACCCGAGCAGTTGCGAGGTGTGCGGCACGAGAAATTTAGGGCCGCACGATCATCGTCATCATTTAAGTCATCATTTGAAACGGCAGAACAACAGGGAGGACGATCCTTACGAGTTTCTGCAGGACCTGTTAAGGGAAGGCGGCCTGATCAAGGAGGCTGTCAAAAGACTTCAAGCGAATCTCAGCGAGTTAGAAAATCccgaggaagaggaggacgaaCGTTCGAAGGCGTACAGGAGAAAACCGTACTTATACGATTCCGAAGACGAACAGTTACCGCCGCCAGTATACGAGCCACTCGAGCTGTGAAACTGAATCCgattccgtcgtcgtcgtcgtgtcgGTTTCGTTCCGCCTCGGCCGTTTGTTTGTGTCTCCTATGCGTGCGTGTGTCTCTGTGTGCGTATCGTGCATGTCGTGTGTTGCGTTGCGACCGTGTATGcgagaaattgaaaaaagaatCAGGGTCAAAACTTTCGGTGTTCCTTATAGCTTCGTCTTTCCTTGTCTCGATTTCTTTCAGTGTGGTACGCGCCCGCGAGCCTGAAGTGTTCTCTTTAACGAGAGTATATATATGTTGCCCTGGCCGACATAGAGCACCGCGTACCGAAAGAAAGTATAAACGAGATAAACACAAT contains:
- the LOC117228149 gene encoding sodium-coupled neutral amino acid transporter 7, which encodes MNFLTGGNDRLIQNDMLLCTAPNPASLEQSRRVRTGTSMIGTTVLIINTTLGAGLLNFPQAFDRSGGIAASIILQCFLLVFITATLVILAKCSDITDTATMQNMFAEFCGHRSLILCALCVAIYSFGCCLTFIIIIGDQFDRVLVTYYGIDYCHTWYLSRPFVTAVASTIFMLPLCFFKKLDVLSYASSIGFITILYVILLIIYNSILKIDPILHPMKMWPDNIYEALQIIPITCFAYQTHMAAIPMYACMKDRQLGKFTICVITSMIICCVAYTVVGIYGYAAFGAGNVPSDILQGYTDKSLSLTFAIIFIAVKNFTTYPIVLYCGRDALLNLLGMDVNVTVKFRVFITLIWYILSLIIAILVPDISSVINILGVLSAAFIYIFPGICLFRSTLLKDSELHLNKDRLLIVFAIFLVALGAFVSGVVLVETVEDITRIPQEPPLVTGFRSLKQSLCV
- the LOC117228151 gene encoding bolA-like protein 3 isoform X2, with protein sequence MFGRVFMSNFRNISLLSRVWNGPNGALAGKQAEQKMKQILRNKFPRAKMIEVNDVSGGCGAMFEINVVALEFQGLTTMMQHRLINEALKEEIKDMHGIRIFTSIPDS
- the LOC117228151 gene encoding bolA-like protein 3 isoform X3; the encoded protein is MFLLSRVWNGPNGALAGKQAEQKMKQILRNKFPRAKMIEVNDVSGGCGAMFEINVVALEFQGLTTMMQHRLINEALKEEIKDMHGIRIFTSIPDS
- the LOC117228151 gene encoding bolA-like protein 3 isoform X1, which codes for MIESDLLEMRRMNKMKVLQLLSRVWNGPNGALAGKQAEQKMKQILRNKFPRAKMIEVNDVSGGCGAMFEINVVALEFQGLTTMMQHRLINEALKEEIKDMHGIRIFTSIPDS
- the LOC117228150 gene encoding uncharacterized protein LOC117228150, encoding MPSAEETTYLIEVMPDTTQDLLSRDVDLLVSRIKENLRLSSLKAKSSISHKNRASPYQVPSRSWADPSSCEVCGTRNLGPHDHRHHLSHHLKRQNNREDDPYEFLQDLLREGGLIKEAVKRLQANLSELENPEEEEDERSKAYRRKPYLYDSEDEQLPPPVYEPLEL